The Bartonella birtlesii IBS 325 genome has a window encoding:
- a CDS encoding autotransporter outer membrane beta-barrel domain-containing protein has protein sequence MIKVLKHHVCLCALTTSVFFFITNINAGAQDSKPSCSSLLNSHKCDDLGKIENTDVARPDIAGVTVIKGFSPASIKVGEKALNIDGILKLKKAGTITSDVFSPKKTKVVLESGSITSSGKNTHNSKKVSGRNNGVNQAIFGVEQGGALLVRDNTVNVSNVYGLVAESAPAFSLLEQKEKGSQGMSGKSDIVFESSDITLKGHGVRGLYFLGGLSEDKYTEGEALFPLGEVLFKKSSLKVPNGTAIYADDIRRSSYITAIEGSRIFANRLLEIKNNSYASVLADASFLTGSTHIDKSSYAELNLFNKSQWTVTPRKSNNRKNVQSTVSSVSFVRNVNSSIFFQKPKDGHYQTLQIGADDLVSDYAYVASNARLIVNASFATDGQKKEIKADKLVVYGDVYGKTKVQVVEISAATAQGKGRSQGEQKESPSVSIIQVYGKAEADSFKLATDYVALRGAPYRYNLRAYGPNSSHRQEKDKNKLAKEKNIYNGDFWDFRLEAEYVQRSPRSAQLKASRLKGQVSHSRISRSIRSHAHHNDVFAGHDGSVFYFDEGVKAVVPQVPTYLLLPNALFHAGLVDISNQNKQLETLRAAVGSLLENSENPAFFVRGYGGHNHYVSDLPELQYGYGGNLGYHAVEAGFLLKEIESADRNTSFGIIGTYGKISLQPQDVIESKKSAFDKWSVTAYGSMQSDSGFYLDGLFSYGLFKGDVLTLKRGKTATLKGNSLNASLVSGKRFMTGYEGLVFDPQIQIVYQNLLFDKASDVDGFDIEIGKLNQWVMRAGGRLSKTLPASQTGNIVSFSGKLHLAHSFAGKQFVHFGDKFQLGAFGSLLEAGIGFNAQLSSNFALHGDVTYQHKISKAGFSGTRFAGGLRYRF, from the coding sequence ATGATTAAAGTCTTAAAACACCATGTATGTTTATGTGCCCTTACAACATCGGTTTTTTTCTTTATAACCAATATAAATGCTGGAGCACAAGATTCTAAACCTTCATGCAGTTCCCTTTTAAATTCACATAAATGTGATGATCTTGGGAAAATTGAGAACACTGATGTTGCCCGTCCTGATATTGCTGGTGTTACAGTTATAAAGGGGTTTTCGCCGGCTTCTATTAAGGTAGGAGAGAAAGCATTAAATATTGATGGGATTTTAAAATTAAAAAAAGCTGGCACAATTACATCAGATGTGTTTTCACCCAAAAAGACAAAGGTTGTTTTGGAAAGCGGTTCAATTACCAGTAGTGGAAAAAATACACATAATAGTAAAAAAGTAAGTGGTCGTAATAATGGTGTAAATCAGGCGATTTTCGGCGTAGAACAAGGTGGGGCTCTCCTTGTTAGGGATAACACGGTTAATGTTAGCAATGTTTATGGTTTAGTAGCTGAAAGTGCCCCAGCTTTTTCTTTGCTTGAGCAAAAAGAAAAAGGTTCGCAAGGAATGAGCGGTAAGTCTGATATTGTGTTTGAAAGTTCAGATATTACTCTTAAGGGACACGGGGTTCGTGGGTTGTATTTTCTGGGAGGTCTTTCAGAAGATAAATATACGGAAGGAGAGGCGTTGTTTCCATTAGGGGAGGTTCTTTTTAAGAAGAGCTCTTTAAAAGTTCCTAATGGCACGGCTATTTATGCTGATGATATCAGAAGATCCTCTTATATCACTGCAATAGAGGGGTCACGTATCTTTGCTAATCGGTTATTAGAGATTAAAAATAATTCATATGCGTCAGTTTTAGCTGATGCTTCTTTTCTTACAGGGAGCACGCATATTGATAAAAGCTCTTATGCAGAGCTTAATTTGTTTAATAAATCGCAATGGACTGTGACACCAAGAAAAAGTAATAACCGAAAAAATGTACAATCTACGGTTTCATCTGTTTCATTTGTAAGGAATGTTAACAGTTCTATTTTTTTCCAAAAACCGAAAGATGGTCATTATCAAACTCTTCAGATTGGGGCAGATGATCTTGTCTCAGATTATGCATATGTTGCAAGCAATGCGCGACTTATTGTAAATGCATCTTTTGCTACGGATGGTCAAAAAAAGGAAATAAAGGCTGATAAACTTGTTGTCTATGGTGATGTTTATGGAAAAACAAAAGTGCAGGTTGTGGAAATTTCAGCTGCTACAGCGCAAGGAAAGGGGCGTAGCCAAGGTGAGCAAAAGGAGAGCCCAAGTGTTTCAATTATTCAGGTTTATGGAAAGGCCGAGGCAGATTCCTTTAAACTGGCGACTGATTATGTAGCTTTAAGAGGGGCACCTTACCGATATAATCTGCGTGCTTATGGTCCTAATTCTTCTCATCGGCAAGAAAAAGATAAAAACAAATTAGCTAAAGAAAAAAATATTTATAATGGAGATTTTTGGGATTTCCGCCTTGAAGCCGAATATGTTCAGCGCTCTCCTCGTTCTGCTCAATTGAAGGCCTCTCGGTTAAAAGGGCAGGTATCTCATTCTCGCATATCTCGCTCTATTAGATCTCATGCTCATCATAATGATGTTTTTGCTGGTCATGATGGTTCTGTTTTTTATTTTGACGAGGGCGTTAAAGCTGTTGTCCCACAAGTTCCAACATATCTATTGTTGCCAAATGCTTTGTTTCATGCTGGTTTAGTCGATATTAGTAATCAGAATAAACAGCTAGAGACACTCCGTGCTGCTGTTGGAAGTCTTTTGGAAAATAGTGAAAATCCTGCTTTTTTTGTGCGGGGTTATGGTGGACATAACCATTATGTTTCGGATCTTCCTGAGCTTCAATATGGCTATGGAGGAAATCTTGGTTATCATGCTGTAGAGGCAGGTTTTTTGCTGAAAGAAATAGAAAGTGCAGATCGTAACACAAGTTTTGGAATTATAGGAACTTATGGGAAAATTTCTCTACAGCCTCAGGATGTCATAGAGAGCAAGAAGAGTGCATTTGATAAATGGTCGGTTACAGCCTATGGCAGCATGCAGAGTGATAGTGGCTTTTATCTAGATGGTTTGTTTTCTTATGGATTGTTTAAGGGCGACGTTCTTACTCTTAAAAGAGGGAAAACAGCAACGTTGAAGGGAAATTCTCTGAATGCTTCCTTGGTTAGCGGTAAGAGATTTATGACAGGATATGAAGGTCTTGTTTTTGATCCACAGATTCAGATTGTTTATCAGAATCTGCTCTTTGATAAAGCATCTGATGTCGATGGTTTTGATATTGAAATAGGAAAACTGAATCAGTGGGTAATGCGTGCTGGTGGACGTTTAAGCAAGACACTTCCTGCATCTCAAACAGGTAACATTGTTTCTTTCAGTGGAAAGCT
- a CDS encoding autotransporter outer membrane beta-barrel domain-containing protein: protein MVTIFTKHLSLCALTTAILFFVQSVNAKDQVDAVVSSEAQAHSSVDGEIQNSPKKTSCVMTAFYRCNDGKRHRISSKTYQFTDEHNAEEAAINISENGTKIFGENITINSASNINNGSKKSFWKYGIMADKFGRVDIKEGVINFINGDAVYTGEEGHVVLNNVSIAEKGIQEKSIANDAKNSAFQMSQYGGFILFVKGNVEVIDTHAVSFQGELHYIDFFGSTVVVKGHESYGFHFSGEGEFEGKKESFTKERIYRFWGESELFGGVPEGNLPVRGNVYLYDTKFMVPNSTAIYSNKSGGLIKLFGNSQLSGDLLLKAENGSFVKISADASTLVGGARIDADSSAEFRLRDDSKWILSRPKNKSLQDSDAIGVSSISLIHLSNSSIVFEQSETNIVDGYQTLRVGRGTGEVYKAQGNARLYLNTYLNKGGALQDQKTDRLLIYGDVEGKTVVHVQSVAGSPGGGTGRYENAKGISVIQVSGKAEKDSFELDGDYIALGGLPYQYRLRAYGPGSELGEANISQRLVEGEGDFWDFRLENGIVDSDTTSRKTQDSRPSSHSKQGVKAVVPQVSNYLLLPNSILHTGLMDISNQNKQLEIQRGISNGILSTGANPASFLRGYGGSYRYTSDLSVFEYGYEGDLGYQAVEAGLLLQKIENADSVVSFGVMGSYGKLSLKPLGVTQSQESTFDKWTATAYGSIQCDAGFYVDGLLSYGLFKGDVSTLARGKTATLKGNPLSVSLTGGQTIATRYEGFVFDPQVQVIYQHLQFDKSHDIDGFDIEMGRLNQWVARVGGRLSKSLSMPEKRGNISLYGKLHLAHSFGEKKSVRFKDVFHLGAFGSSLEAGFGFNAQFTQKFALNADLAYQHKLAKGGFSGISFSGGVRYRF from the coding sequence ATGGTTACAATATTTACAAAACATCTTTCTTTATGTGCTTTGACTACGGCTATTCTTTTTTTTGTACAAAGTGTTAATGCTAAAGATCAAGTTGATGCTGTTGTTAGTTCTGAGGCACAAGCTCATTCTTCTGTTGATGGTGAGATACAAAATAGTCCGAAGAAAACTTCATGTGTTATGACCGCATTTTATCGGTGTAATGATGGTAAAAGACATCGTATTTCTAGTAAAACTTATCAGTTCACTGATGAGCACAATGCTGAAGAGGCGGCTATAAACATATCTGAAAACGGAACAAAAATTTTTGGCGAGAATATAACTATTAATAGTGCTTCAAATATAAACAATGGTTCAAAAAAAAGCTTTTGGAAATATGGCATAATGGCAGATAAATTTGGACGGGTTGATATAAAGGAAGGAGTGATTAATTTTATAAATGGTGATGCAGTTTATACAGGAGAAGAGGGACACGTTGTGTTAAACAATGTCTCGATTGCTGAAAAAGGCATCCAAGAAAAAAGTATAGCCAATGATGCTAAAAATTCAGCTTTTCAGATGTCACAATATGGTGGCTTTATTCTTTTTGTGAAAGGTAACGTTGAGGTTATCGATACTCATGCTGTATCATTTCAGGGAGAACTTCATTATATTGATTTTTTTGGTTCCACTGTTGTGGTGAAGGGACATGAATCTTATGGTTTCCATTTTTCGGGGGAGGGAGAGTTTGAAGGTAAGAAAGAATCTTTTACAAAAGAAAGAATTTATCGTTTTTGGGGGGAAAGCGAATTATTCGGAGGTGTGCCGGAGGGGAACTTGCCTGTGCGAGGGAATGTTTATTTATACGATACTAAGTTTATGGTTCCAAATAGTACCGCTATTTATAGTAACAAATCCGGTGGTCTTATCAAACTTTTCGGAAATTCCCAACTTTCTGGAGATTTGTTACTGAAGGCTGAGAATGGCTCTTTTGTAAAAATTTCGGCTGATGCTTCTACACTTGTGGGGGGGGCACGTATTGATGCAGATTCTTCTGCTGAATTTCGGTTAAGAGATGATTCAAAATGGATTTTGTCACGACCAAAAAATAAAAGTTTGCAAGATTCTGATGCTATAGGTGTTTCATCGATTTCATTGATACATCTTAGTAATAGTTCTATTGTTTTTGAACAATCAGAAACTAACATAGTTGATGGTTATCAGACGCTTCGTGTTGGGAGAGGAACAGGTGAGGTTTATAAGGCGCAAGGCAATGCGCGCCTTTATTTAAACACTTATTTAAATAAGGGTGGTGCTCTTCAAGATCAAAAAACGGATCGGCTTTTAATCTATGGTGATGTTGAAGGGAAAACAGTAGTACATGTGCAAAGCGTTGCTGGAAGTCCAGGAGGTGGTACGGGGCGTTATGAAAATGCCAAAGGTATCTCAGTTATTCAGGTTTCTGGAAAGGCAGAGAAGGATTCTTTTGAATTGGATGGTGATTATATTGCACTGGGTGGTTTGCCTTATCAGTATAGGCTTCGCGCTTATGGTCCAGGCTCTGAATTAGGAGAAGCAAATATTTCTCAAAGATTGGTTGAGGGTGAAGGAGATTTTTGGGATTTCCGCCTCGAAAATGGAATTGTTGATTCTGATACGACATCTAGAAAAACTCAGGATTCTAGGCCTTCTTCCCATTCCAAGCAAGGTGTTAAGGCTGTTGTTCCGCAAGTTTCAAATTATTTGCTTTTGCCAAATAGTATATTGCATACTGGTTTAATGGATATCAGCAACCAAAATAAGCAGTTGGAGATACAACGGGGTATATCAAATGGGATATTAAGTACTGGCGCAAATCCTGCTTCCTTTTTGCGTGGATATGGTGGAAGTTACCGTTACACTTCAGATTTGTCTGTGTTTGAGTATGGTTACGAAGGCGATTTAGGTTATCAGGCTGTAGAGGCAGGACTTTTATTGCAAAAAATTGAAAATGCTGATAGTGTCGTATCCTTCGGGGTTATGGGATCTTATGGAAAACTTTCTCTAAAACCTTTAGGTGTTACACAAAGCCAAGAAAGCACATTTGATAAATGGACGGCGACAGCATATGGTAGTATACAGTGTGATGCCGGCTTCTACGTGGATGGTCTTTTATCCTATGGTTTGTTTAAAGGTGATGTGTCTACCCTTGCACGAGGTAAAACTGCTACATTAAAAGGCAATCCTTTAAGTGTTTCTTTGACTGGTGGTCAGACAATTGCAACGAGATATGAAGGTTTTGTATTTGATCCGCAAGTTCAGGTTATTTATCAACATCTCCAGTTTGATAAGTCCCATGATATTGATGGTTTTGATATTGAGATGGGCAGGCTTAATCAATGGGTGGCACGTGTTGGTGGACGTTTGAGTAAGAGCCTTTCTATGCCTGAAAAGAGGGGTAATATTTCTTTATATGGGAAACTTCATCTTGCTCATAGTTTTGGAGAAAAAAAATCTGTGCGCTTTAAAGATGTTTTCCATTTAGGTGCTTTTGGCTCTTCTCTAGAAGCTGGTTTTGGTTTTAATGCTCAGTTTACTCAAAAATTTGCCCTTAATGCAGATCTGGCTTATCAGCATAAGCTTGCTAAGGGTGGATTTTCTGGAATAAGTTTTTCTGGAGGGGTGCGCTATCGTTTTTAA